The proteins below come from a single Crossiella sp. CA-258035 genomic window:
- a CDS encoding pitrilysin family protein, with translation MTESTVERRFRTAEEIGRTELGPRPLPPLGEQNVATEVSIVDTTLDNGLRVVAARRATVPLVGMRLFVPFAGADPKHPAVGELLAATVTTGTARRSRLEIADELALVGSSISATVDPERLSFSGEGLASGLDVQLDVLGDLLTGASYPEDELLRERERLVNAIALARSEPGTIAREALQKHRYGDHPFTKEVPLHSDVAEVSAEQVRALHRGNLLPRGSILVLVGDVDPDKMIELVADKLGGWRGEGSATPLPALPELKGGDLRLVHRAGAVQSQFRLSTQAVPRGHEKYAALQLANLVYCGYFSSRLVENIREDKGFTYSARSAFEYTPGNATLLLDADTASDVSAAALLEIRYELGRMVVSPPTQAEVDSARNYLIGMQLIAEASQAGLANTLLSLTAFGLDFDWLRAHQRRLAQVTVEEVAEAAREFFAPDAWTGVVVGDADALAGTMGALGGVVLP, from the coding sequence GTGACCGAGTCCACTGTGGAGCGTCGTTTCCGCACGGCTGAAGAGATCGGCCGCACCGAGCTCGGGCCGCGCCCGCTGCCGCCGCTGGGCGAGCAGAACGTGGCCACCGAAGTGTCCATTGTGGACACAACGTTGGACAACGGCCTGCGGGTGGTGGCCGCGAGGCGGGCCACCGTGCCGCTGGTCGGCATGCGGCTGTTCGTGCCCTTCGCCGGCGCCGATCCCAAGCACCCGGCCGTCGGCGAGCTGCTGGCCGCCACCGTGACCACCGGCACCGCCAGGCGCAGCCGCCTGGAGATCGCCGACGAGCTGGCCCTGGTCGGCTCCTCGATCAGCGCCACCGTCGACCCGGAGCGGCTCTCCTTCAGCGGCGAGGGCCTGGCCAGCGGGCTGGACGTGCAGCTGGACGTGCTCGGCGACCTGCTCACCGGCGCGAGCTACCCCGAGGACGAGCTGCTGCGCGAGCGCGAGCGGCTGGTCAACGCGATCGCGCTGGCCCGCAGCGAACCGGGCACCATCGCCCGCGAGGCGCTGCAGAAGCACCGCTACGGCGACCACCCCTTCACCAAGGAGGTGCCGCTGCACTCCGACGTCGCCGAGGTCTCCGCCGAGCAGGTGCGCGCGCTGCACCGGGGCAACCTGCTGCCGCGCGGCTCGATCCTGGTGCTGGTCGGCGATGTCGACCCGGACAAGATGATCGAGCTGGTCGCGGACAAGCTCGGCGGCTGGCGCGGCGAGGGCAGCGCGACCCCGCTGCCCGCACTGCCCGAGCTCAAGGGCGGCGACCTGCGGCTGGTGCACCGGGCCGGGGCCGTGCAGTCCCAGTTCCGGCTGTCCACACAGGCCGTGCCGCGCGGGCACGAGAAGTACGCCGCGTTGCAGCTGGCGAACCTGGTGTACTGCGGCTACTTCTCCTCCCGGCTGGTGGAGAACATCCGCGAGGACAAGGGCTTCACCTACTCGGCCCGCTCCGCCTTCGAGTACACCCCCGGCAACGCCACCCTGCTGCTGGACGCCGACACCGCCAGCGACGTCAGCGCCGCCGCGCTGCTGGAGATCCGCTACGAGCTGGGCCGGATGGTGGTCTCGCCGCCGACCCAGGCCGAGGTGGACTCCGCCCGCAACTACCTGATCGGCATGCAGCTGATCGCCGAGGCATCCCAGGCCGGGCTGGCGAACACGCTGCTGTCGCTGACCGCCTTCGGGCTGGACTTCGACTGGCTGCGCGCGCACCAGCGCAGGCTGGCCCAGGTCACGGTCGAGGAGGTGGCCGAGGCGGCCCGCGAGTTCTTCGCCCCGGACGCCTGGACCGGTGTCGTGGTGGGCGATGCGGACGCGCTGGCCGGAACAATGGGCGCGCTCGGCGGTGTTGTCCTGCCGTGA
- a CDS encoding neutral zinc metallopeptidase encodes MTTPPPPGSWPPPGPGPQPGPRAGWPPPAPVAPPPRPAPVAPQGTRRMPPPGAVQPPPMPSGPQHRPPMPTGPQGRPPGPPPGGPRPPGPPMGPPMGGMPGGGFAPPPRAVMPPPMAAPHSAPRPGGPGGPGGPPPPWLPPQQAWPIGFPPPRRKSSGPVVALVLVGALVLGVGLVAIAIGSSRRTSVAEPGYTFPSYTGLARPTGRSTTTTTTTTTGSTSGRFTTTRASTSTSSAPPQPRPVPRLKDNPLHQVGKPVAPANCNLPAFKSSPEALRAFYGAAVKCMHEAWAPVMRAANLPDDPPGLEVVVGKDNSPCSSGGYSSGAFYCGRNHTIYMNARVERNDGQNVQAGPSLGVMAHEYGHHVQSMSGILGAAWDLMYDAGQTSATGLELSRRKELQASCFAGMFLAAASGRASVNRNLANAAIADLGQRGDWPNNKRPRDHGSPGNNKAWANHGAKFNNSRDCNTWDAKSDIVS; translated from the coding sequence ATGACCACGCCGCCTCCCCCCGGCTCGTGGCCGCCACCGGGACCCGGACCGCAGCCCGGTCCGCGCGCCGGCTGGCCACCGCCCGCGCCGGTCGCCCCACCGCCGCGCCCCGCCCCGGTCGCCCCGCAGGGCACCCGCCGGATGCCGCCGCCCGGCGCGGTGCAGCCGCCGCCGATGCCCTCGGGCCCGCAGCACCGCCCGCCGATGCCGACCGGCCCGCAGGGCAGGCCGCCCGGCCCACCGCCCGGTGGTCCGCGCCCGCCCGGTCCGCCGATGGGTCCGCCCATGGGCGGGATGCCCGGTGGCGGGTTCGCGCCGCCGCCGCGCGCGGTGATGCCGCCGCCGATGGCCGCCCCGCACAGCGCGCCACGCCCCGGCGGTCCCGGTGGCCCTGGTGGGCCGCCCCCGCCGTGGCTGCCGCCGCAGCAGGCCTGGCCGATCGGCTTCCCGCCGCCGCGCCGGAAGTCCTCCGGCCCGGTGGTCGCGCTGGTGCTGGTGGGCGCGCTGGTGCTGGGTGTCGGCCTGGTCGCGATCGCGATCGGCAGCAGCCGGCGGACCTCGGTCGCCGAGCCCGGCTACACCTTCCCGAGCTACACCGGCCTGGCCCGTCCCACCGGTCGCAGCACGACCACCACGACGACGACCACCACCGGCAGCACCTCGGGCCGGTTCACCACCACCCGCGCCAGCACCTCGACCAGCAGCGCCCCGCCGCAGCCCCGCCCGGTGCCCAGGCTCAAGGACAACCCGCTGCACCAGGTGGGCAAGCCGGTCGCGCCGGCGAACTGCAACCTGCCCGCGTTCAAGTCCAGCCCGGAGGCGCTGCGCGCCTTCTACGGCGCGGCGGTGAAGTGCATGCACGAGGCCTGGGCCCCGGTGATGCGCGCGGCGAACCTGCCGGATGACCCACCGGGCCTGGAAGTCGTGGTGGGCAAGGACAACAGCCCGTGCAGCTCCGGCGGCTACTCCAGCGGCGCGTTCTACTGCGGGCGCAACCACACGATCTACATGAACGCCAGGGTGGAGCGCAACGACGGCCAGAACGTGCAGGCCGGTCCGAGCCTGGGCGTGATGGCGCACGAGTACGGCCACCACGTGCAGTCGATGAGCGGCATCCTGGGCGCCGCCTGGGACCTGATGTACGACGCGGGCCAGACCTCGGCCACCGGCCTTGAGCTGTCCCGCCGCAAGGAGCTCCAGGCCAGCTGCTTCGCCGGCATGTTCCTGGCCGCCGCCTCCGGCCGCGCCTCGGTCAACCGCAACCTGGCCAACGCGGCCATCGCCGACCTCGGCCAGCGCGGCGACTGGCCGAACAACAAGCGCCCCCGCGACCACGGCTCCCCCGGCAACAACAAGGCCTGGGCCAACCACGGCGCCAAGTTCAACAACAGCCGCGACTGCAACACCTGGGACGCCAAGTCCGACATCGTGAGCTGA
- a CDS encoding response regulator transcription factor, with amino-acid sequence MGPVSTAARVLLVEDAEAIRVAVASALSAAGYAAEARPDGRTLEADLESFRPDLVILDVMLPGRDGFALLDVVRSRCDSAVVLLTARDGVHDRVRGLRGGADDYVVKPFELAELIARVGAVLRRLNRVPSTTQIADLVIDADGGIVSRGGANIELTATELRLLSYLAAQRGRVVSKTQILTAVWGYEDYDANLVEVHVSALRRKLEAHGPRLLHTVRGLGYVLRANEP; translated from the coding sequence ATGGGACCGGTGAGCACCGCTGCACGAGTTCTGCTCGTCGAGGACGCCGAGGCCATCCGGGTCGCGGTGGCCTCCGCGCTGTCCGCCGCCGGGTACGCCGCCGAGGCCAGGCCGGACGGCCGCACCCTGGAGGCGGACCTGGAGTCCTTCCGGCCGGACCTGGTCATCCTGGACGTGATGCTGCCGGGCCGGGACGGGTTCGCGCTGCTGGACGTGGTGCGCAGCCGGTGCGACTCGGCGGTGGTGCTGCTGACCGCGCGGGACGGCGTGCACGACCGGGTGCGCGGGCTGCGCGGCGGCGCGGACGACTACGTGGTCAAGCCGTTCGAGCTGGCCGAGCTGATCGCGCGGGTGGGCGCGGTGCTGCGGCGGCTCAACCGGGTGCCCTCCACCACCCAGATCGCCGACCTGGTGATCGACGCCGACGGCGGCATCGTCTCCAGGGGCGGGGCGAACATCGAGCTGACCGCGACCGAGCTGCGGCTGCTGTCCTACCTGGCCGCCCAGCGCGGGCGGGTGGTGAGCAAGACGCAGATCCTCACCGCGGTGTGGGGCTATGAGGACTACGACGCGAACCTGGTCGAGGTGCACGTGAGCGCGCTGCGCCGCAAGCTGGAGGCGCACGGGCCGCGACTGCTGCACACCGTGCGCGGCCTGGGCTACGTCCTGCGCGCGAACGAGCCGTGA
- a CDS encoding DUF2207 domain-containing protein, with amino-acid sequence MLTNWGALLSAAVLAPVAFLAVPPPPSGGGEPTGPQGLPGTVAAEVSLRLERDGKLSVTERVAVPEGQSVSRTVPLRIGAGDAVERVFTVSGAKVEGKGRVEQNAEELTLRLEGGQSTVTYTVEGAVSDSGDTQDVRWQVSGGWSADVDSVEISFVSPKPPTSVTCLAGAPGSATLCTNAQVVAGEAASARNIGLKQGERIDLAVGLEAGTVPANARFDQGSTLAKAFALTPVTLAGLGGLALLLLGGVGLLWFARGRDAKALASDVGPVQVLLADEQQRVSFASPDGVLPGQVGTVVDEHVDVVDVSATVVDLAVRNYLWIEEIHGGSGVANWRIVRRNPPDDYLTDYERAVYDTLFTGDREQVLLSQLRGQGGLDLTGVRDALYTDVVERQWFTRRPDTERTRWWWVGLGLTGAGIAATLVLAFTTTYAVLGLAVVVAGIALAVGARSMPARTRRGSALLAQVRGLRGYLHTVQVDDIPPADREMVFSRSLPYAVVLGETDRWLRAFATLESDADGTPGLYWYGESAEGEESTPDLRRFAAHFPLFLAAVDGVLAEAGHLRALR; translated from the coding sequence GTGTTGACGAACTGGGGCGCTCTGCTCTCCGCGGCCGTGCTGGCACCTGTCGCGTTCCTCGCTGTGCCCCCGCCACCCTCGGGCGGAGGTGAGCCGACCGGCCCGCAGGGACTGCCCGGCACAGTGGCCGCCGAGGTGTCCCTCCGGCTGGAACGGGACGGCAAGCTCAGTGTGACCGAACGGGTCGCGGTGCCGGAAGGCCAGAGCGTCAGCCGGACCGTCCCGCTGCGCATCGGCGCTGGTGACGCGGTTGAGCGGGTGTTCACCGTGAGCGGGGCCAAGGTCGAGGGCAAGGGCCGGGTCGAGCAGAACGCCGAGGAGCTGACCCTGCGGCTGGAGGGCGGCCAGTCCACGGTCACCTACACCGTCGAGGGCGCGGTCAGCGACTCCGGCGACACCCAGGACGTGCGCTGGCAGGTCTCCGGCGGCTGGAGCGCCGACGTCGACTCGGTCGAGATCAGCTTCGTCTCGCCCAAGCCGCCCACCTCGGTCACCTGCCTGGCCGGCGCGCCCGGCTCGGCGACCCTGTGCACCAACGCCCAGGTGGTCGCCGGCGAGGCCGCCTCGGCCCGCAACATCGGCCTCAAGCAGGGCGAGCGGATCGACCTCGCGGTCGGCCTGGAGGCGGGCACCGTGCCGGCCAACGCCCGCTTCGACCAGGGCTCCACGCTGGCCAAGGCCTTCGCGCTCACCCCGGTCACCCTGGCCGGGCTCGGCGGCCTGGCGCTGCTGCTGCTCGGCGGCGTCGGCCTGCTCTGGTTCGCCCGCGGCCGCGACGCCAAGGCGCTGGCCAGCGACGTCGGCCCGGTGCAGGTGCTGCTCGCGGACGAGCAGCAGCGGGTCAGCTTCGCCTCCCCCGACGGCGTGCTGCCCGGCCAGGTCGGCACCGTGGTGGACGAGCACGTCGACGTCGTGGACGTCTCCGCCACCGTGGTCGACCTCGCGGTGCGCAACTACCTGTGGATCGAGGAGATCCACGGCGGCAGCGGTGTGGCCAACTGGCGGATCGTGCGCCGCAACCCGCCGGATGACTACCTCACCGACTACGAGCGGGCCGTCTACGACACCCTGTTCACCGGCGACCGCGAGCAGGTGCTGCTCTCCCAGCTGCGCGGCCAGGGCGGCCTGGACCTGACCGGCGTGCGCGACGCGCTCTACACCGACGTGGTCGAGCGGCAGTGGTTCACCCGCCGCCCGGACACCGAGCGCACCCGCTGGTGGTGGGTCGGTCTCGGCCTGACCGGCGCGGGCATCGCGGCCACCCTGGTGCTGGCCTTCACCACCACCTACGCCGTGCTCGGCCTCGCGGTCGTGGTGGCGGGCATCGCGCTGGCCGTCGGCGCCCGTTCCATGCCCGCCCGCACCCGCCGGGGCAGCGCGCTGCTGGCCCAGGTCCGCGGCCTGCGCGGCTACCTGCACACGGTCCAGGTGGACGACATCCCGCCGGCCGACCGCGAGATGGTCTTCTCCCGCTCGCTGCCCTACGCGGTGGTGCTCGGCGAGACCGACCGCTGGCTGCGCGCCTTCGCCACCCTGGAGTCCGACGCCGACGGCACCCCCGGCCTCTACTGGTACGGGGAGTCGGCCGAAGGGGAGGAGTCCACGCCCGACCTCCGGCGGTTCGCGGCGCACTTCCCGCTGTTCCTGGCCGCGGTGGACGGGGTGCTGGCCGAGGCCGGGCACCTGCGCGCGCTGCGCTGA
- a CDS encoding HAMP domain-containing sensor histidine kinase — MTGAEPRPLRTGSLRLRVSWASFGVFALAVIALIVLVDWRFGVQSTRELKDRMQARGDLVVSAARDYPRDNQYLAVKATGNGIRGTVVLPNGQEFHGPNLGELVDPVRVERQLPGKRKLIMVADRTETSAAQRRLRQLLTLLGVGTLLIAALVQALVIRLSLRPLDRMTSLARSIAGGHRGGRLAPTKRNTDMGRSAAAFDEMLDALEGAERQARESEERVRRFLADAAHELRTPLAGVQAAAEAVVQSSPETSFEERERLNVLMAREARRASRLVEDLLSIARIDEGLELRWEPVDLLALARSEAERIRLLANHVQVVVAGTPAVVSGDTDRLAQVLANLLGNARRYSERGGVVTVQVGQHGPWAYAEVADAGPGVPPADRERIFDRLVRLDSARDRGSGGAGLGLAIAQGIARAHGGNLECVEPPPGQPGALFRLLLPIRPAEL, encoded by the coding sequence GTGACCGGCGCCGAGCCGCGACCGCTGCGCACCGGCTCGCTGCGGCTGCGGGTGTCCTGGGCCTCCTTCGGCGTGTTCGCGCTGGCGGTCATCGCGCTGATCGTGCTGGTGGACTGGCGTTTCGGCGTGCAGTCGACCAGGGAGCTCAAGGACCGGATGCAGGCGCGCGGGGACCTGGTGGTCAGCGCGGCCCGGGACTACCCGAGGGACAACCAGTACCTGGCGGTCAAGGCCACCGGCAACGGCATCCGCGGCACCGTGGTGCTGCCCAACGGCCAGGAGTTCCACGGCCCCAACCTCGGCGAGCTGGTCGACCCGGTGCGGGTGGAGCGGCAGCTGCCCGGCAAGCGCAAGCTCATCATGGTCGCCGACCGCACCGAGACCAGCGCGGCCCAGCGCAGGCTGCGCCAGCTGCTGACCCTGCTCGGCGTGGGCACCCTGCTGATCGCGGCCCTGGTGCAGGCGCTGGTGATCCGGCTCTCGCTGCGCCCGCTGGACCGGATGACCAGCCTGGCCCGCTCCATCGCCGGTGGGCACCGCGGCGGCAGGCTGGCGCCGACCAAGCGGAACACCGACATGGGCCGCTCCGCCGCCGCCTTCGACGAGATGCTGGACGCCCTGGAAGGCGCGGAACGGCAGGCGCGGGAGTCCGAGGAACGGGTGCGCCGGTTCCTGGCCGACGCCGCGCACGAGCTGCGCACCCCGCTGGCCGGGGTGCAGGCCGCGGCCGAGGCGGTGGTGCAGAGCAGCCCGGAGACCAGCTTCGAGGAGCGGGAGCGGCTCAACGTGCTGATGGCGCGGGAGGCCAGGCGGGCCAGCAGGCTGGTGGAGGACCTGCTCTCCATCGCCAGGATCGACGAGGGCCTTGAGCTGCGCTGGGAGCCGGTGGACCTGCTGGCGCTGGCCCGCTCGGAGGCCGAGCGGATCCGGCTGCTGGCCAACCACGTGCAGGTGGTGGTCGCGGGCACGCCCGCGGTGGTCTCCGGGGACACCGACCGGCTGGCCCAGGTGCTGGCCAACCTGCTCGGCAACGCCCGCCGCTACTCCGAGCGCGGCGGCGTGGTCACGGTGCAGGTCGGGCAGCACGGACCGTGGGCCTACGCCGAGGTCGCCGACGCCGGGCCGGGGGTGCCGCCGGCGGACCGGGAGCGGATCTTCGACCGGCTGGTGCGGCTGGACTCGGCGCGGGACCGGGGCTCAGGCGGGGCGGGGCTCGGCCTGGCGATCGCGCAGGGGATCGCGCGGGCGCACGGCGGCAACCTGGAGTGCGTGGAACCGCCGCCGGGTCAGCCGGGGGCGTTGTTCCGGCTGCTGCTGCCGATCCGCCCGGCGGAGCTCTGA
- a CDS encoding pitrilysin family protein yields MSDPQLHRVTLANGLRVLLAPDRTAPVVCVSVHYDVGFRSEPEGRTGFAHLFEHLMFQGSESLEKLAHFRHVQGSGGVFNGSTHPDYTDYFQVAPSAALERMLFLEADRMRAPKLTEENLRNQVDVVKEEIRLNVLNRPYGGFPWITLPPVLYSTFANAHNGYGDFSDLEQASLQDCATFFDTFYAPGNAVLTVAGDFALAEAIDLVGKHFGDVPARPVPVRPSFAEPFPQGELRGEYTDSHATLPGVAVGYRLPDPSTDLDSYLNYVVLTALLTDGDSSRLQRRMTQDEELVVEVGARCGLLGSALDARDPDTLTVTAIHPSTVDVSRVLGALDEELHRLASDGPDTDELARVEARWAAALYSEHDRLMSRTLALGAAELLFGRAELISELPRRIAGVSEEDVVTAAKALRPDSRAVLVLNAGGDQ; encoded by the coding sequence ATGTCAGATCCCCAGCTGCACCGGGTGACTCTCGCCAACGGGCTGCGCGTTCTGCTCGCGCCTGATCGCACGGCTCCCGTGGTGTGTGTCAGCGTGCACTACGACGTGGGCTTCCGATCGGAGCCCGAGGGCCGGACCGGTTTCGCGCACCTGTTCGAGCACCTGATGTTCCAGGGCAGCGAAAGCCTGGAGAAACTCGCCCACTTCCGGCACGTCCAGGGCTCCGGCGGGGTGTTCAACGGTTCGACACATCCGGACTACACCGACTACTTCCAGGTGGCGCCCTCCGCGGCGCTGGAGCGCATGCTCTTCCTGGAGGCCGACCGGATGCGCGCGCCCAAGCTGACCGAGGAGAACCTGCGCAACCAGGTCGACGTGGTCAAGGAGGAGATCCGGCTCAACGTGCTGAACCGGCCCTACGGCGGGTTCCCGTGGATCACCCTGCCGCCGGTGCTGTACTCCACCTTCGCCAACGCGCACAACGGTTACGGGGACTTCTCCGACCTGGAGCAGGCGAGCCTGCAGGACTGCGCGACCTTCTTCGACACCTTCTACGCCCCTGGCAACGCGGTGCTCACCGTCGCCGGTGACTTCGCGCTGGCCGAGGCGATCGACCTGGTGGGCAAGCACTTCGGCGACGTGCCGGCCCGCCCGGTGCCGGTGCGGCCGTCCTTCGCCGAGCCGTTCCCGCAGGGCGAGCTGCGCGGGGAGTACACCGACTCCCACGCCACCCTGCCGGGCGTCGCGGTCGGCTACCGGCTGCCCGACCCGTCCACCGACCTGGACTCCTACCTCAACTACGTGGTGCTCACCGCGCTGCTCACCGACGGGGACTCCTCCCGGTTGCAGCGCCGGATGACCCAGGACGAGGAGCTTGTGGTCGAGGTCGGCGCCCGGTGCGGCCTGCTGGGCAGCGCGCTGGACGCGCGGGACCCGGACACGCTGACCGTCACCGCCATCCACCCGTCCACTGTGGACGTCTCCAGGGTGCTGGGCGCGCTGGACGAGGAGCTGCACCGGCTCGCCTCCGACGGCCCGGACACCGACGAGCTGGCCAGGGTGGAGGCCCGCTGGGCCGCCGCGCTGTACTCCGAGCACGACCGGCTGATGTCGCGCACCCTCGCCCTGGGCGCAGCCGAGCTGCTGTTCGGGCGGGCCGAGCTGATCAGCGAACTGCCGCGGCGGATCGCCGGGGTCAGCGAGGAGGACGTGGTGACCGCGGCCAAGGCGCTGCGCCCCGACTCCCGCGCCGTGCTCGTGCTCAACGCCGGAGGAGACCAGTGA
- a CDS encoding neutral zinc metallopeptidase: MTAPSGPGQPPEHGGSAGSGYPAYHDPYPAYADYSGYLDPEPPKPPRRRKNSPLTILLVLVVLVGSVVVYAKVTANNAAEPDTSAQSSPNSPGTTAAPGSTQPSPAPLRPRPTRKLEDHPLMVDGGKLAFAQCDLPKIGRATDQLRAYYLAGLDCLQRAWTPLLEAANLPTHKVELDTSADITETACGKADKDEQFVAMYCSRNSMIYMPTKRLLRVYGTSSPGGHLATLAHEYGHHVQSLSGMLAAAGQKQEEAGEGTPGSAELSRRLEMQANCFAGMFLAATVGRGTVTKALADKAVNDFRQADDSPDSQSSHGTGKNQGAWAKRGYASGNAKDCNTWAAKPADVK, encoded by the coding sequence ATGACGGCGCCTTCAGGGCCGGGTCAGCCGCCGGAGCACGGCGGGAGCGCGGGCTCGGGCTACCCCGCGTACCACGACCCGTATCCGGCCTACGCCGACTACTCCGGCTACCTCGACCCGGAGCCGCCGAAGCCGCCGCGCCGCCGCAAGAACTCGCCGCTGACCATCCTGCTGGTGCTGGTCGTGCTGGTCGGGTCGGTGGTGGTCTACGCGAAGGTGACCGCGAACAACGCGGCCGAGCCGGACACCTCGGCCCAGTCCTCGCCGAACAGCCCCGGCACCACCGCGGCCCCCGGCTCCACGCAGCCCTCGCCCGCCCCGCTGCGGCCGCGGCCGACCCGCAAGCTGGAGGACCACCCGCTGATGGTCGACGGCGGCAAGCTCGCCTTCGCCCAGTGCGACCTGCCCAAGATCGGCCGGGCCACCGACCAGCTGCGCGCCTACTACCTGGCCGGGCTCGACTGCCTGCAGCGCGCCTGGACGCCACTGCTGGAGGCGGCGAACCTGCCCACGCACAAGGTCGAGCTGGACACCTCGGCCGACATCACCGAGACCGCCTGTGGCAAGGCGGACAAGGACGAGCAGTTCGTGGCGATGTACTGCTCGCGGAACTCGATGATCTACATGCCGACCAAGCGGCTGCTGCGGGTCTACGGCACCAGCTCGCCCGGCGGGCACCTGGCCACGCTGGCGCACGAGTACGGCCACCACGTGCAGTCGCTGAGCGGGATGCTGGCCGCGGCCGGGCAGAAGCAGGAAGAGGCCGGGGAGGGGACCCCGGGGTCAGCGGAGTTGTCCCGCCGCCTGGAAATGCAGGCAAACTGCTTCGCGGGCATGTTCCTTGCCGCTACGGTCGGCCGCGGCACCGTGACCAAGGCGCTGGCCGACAAGGCGGTCAACGACTTCCGGCAGGCTGACGACTCCCCCGACAGCCAGTCCAGTCACGGCACCGGCAAGAACCAGGGAGCCTGGGCCAAGCGGGGTTACGCGTCCGGCAACGCGAAGGACTGCAACACCTGGGCGGCCAAGCCCGCAGACGTGAAATGA
- a CDS encoding ESX secretion-associated protein EspG, translating into MTAGTRRAELRLDPRQFALTWQRLDLGAPPPALAGPPGPARQGPPAPPEDDLVPALRLLAGAQREVTVQVSRQPEVWAVAVASGDAGLLAIRTDHLIRLRPAFGTALPRLIVSVAPALRGGPGRSVSVPSAVFDEACGRAYTGTEDLTAALRARRVRPADAEALGHMLSGIIGGGQFAAAMRDRAGRRHLAAHTVSFLDTERGRYLLEQRGTYDGSSWTTVAPGNPARVTAQVQRMLADLARTLGWD; encoded by the coding sequence GTGACCGCGGGAACGCGCCGCGCCGAACTCAGACTCGACCCGCGCCAGTTCGCCCTGACCTGGCAACGGCTGGACCTGGGCGCGCCACCGCCCGCACTGGCCGGCCCGCCCGGCCCGGCCCGGCAGGGACCACCCGCGCCGCCGGAGGACGACCTGGTCCCGGCGCTGCGCCTGCTGGCAGGCGCCCAGCGCGAGGTGACCGTGCAGGTCTCCCGGCAGCCCGAGGTGTGGGCGGTCGCGGTGGCCTCCGGCGACGCCGGCCTGCTGGCCATCCGCACCGACCACCTCATCCGCCTGCGCCCGGCCTTCGGCACCGCCCTGCCCCGCCTGATCGTCTCGGTCGCCCCTGCTCTGCGCGGCGGCCCCGGCCGCTCGGTCAGCGTGCCCAGCGCCGTCTTCGACGAGGCCTGCGGCCGCGCCTACACCGGAACCGAGGACCTGACCGCCGCCCTGCGCGCCCGCCGGGTCCGGCCCGCTGACGCGGAAGCCTTGGGGCACATGCTCAGCGGGATCATCGGCGGCGGGCAGTTCGCCGCGGCCATGCGGGATCGGGCCGGGCGGCGGCACCTGGCGGCGCACACGGTGAGCTTCCTGGACACCGAGCGCGGGCGGTACCTGCTGGAGCAGCGGGGGACTTACGACGGGTCGTCGTGGACGACGGTCGCGCCCGGGAACCCGGCCAGGGTGACGGCGCAGGTGCAGCGGATGCTGGCGGACCTGGCGCGGACGCTGGGGTGGGACTAG
- a CDS encoding DUF5666 domain-containing protein, with product MNQEPLIVPVPEQPSAETAPPRRKGLKALGVVAVVGVAGAAIGAVLLGGLTGQAQPAGEVRLAAEPVAAEAAAHPAKGPKDKRRQQEGTTVLLGTVKSVETGKLTVTRDGGGEVTVEADARTRVHGNGVAELTGLKPGHRVAVRVTKDNKALRVTVPKAHLTGTVTKLDGDRATVLARTGLAQAVDLSGIQDKPKVGDVVAVRGDAVESGAVLKADRLRQVPAKR from the coding sequence GTGAACCAGGAGCCGTTGATCGTGCCCGTCCCGGAACAGCCGTCAGCCGAGACCGCGCCACCCCGCCGCAAGGGGCTCAAGGCGCTCGGCGTGGTCGCGGTGGTCGGCGTGGCGGGCGCGGCGATCGGGGCCGTGCTGCTCGGCGGCCTCACCGGCCAGGCCCAGCCCGCCGGCGAGGTCCGGCTGGCCGCCGAGCCGGTCGCGGCCGAGGCCGCCGCGCACCCGGCCAAAGGCCCCAAGGACAAGCGCCGCCAGCAGGAGGGCACCACCGTGCTGCTCGGCACGGTGAAGTCGGTGGAGACCGGCAAGCTCACCGTCACCAGGGACGGCGGCGGCGAGGTGACCGTGGAGGCGGACGCGCGCACCAGGGTGCACGGCAACGGCGTGGCCGAGCTGACCGGTCTCAAGCCGGGCCACCGGGTCGCGGTCCGGGTGACCAAGGACAACAAGGCGTTGCGGGTCACCGTGCCGAAGGCGCACCTCACCGGCACCGTGACCAAGCTGGACGGCGACCGCGCCACCGTGCTGGCCCGCACCGGACTGGCCCAGGCCGTCGACCTCTCCGGCATCCAGGACAAGCCCAAGGTGGGCGACGTGGTCGCGGTGCGCGGCGACGCGGTGGAGAGCGGCGCGGTGCTCAAGGCCGACCGGCTGCGCCAGGTCCCGGCCAAGCGGTAG